One Hippoglossus stenolepis isolate QCI-W04-F060 chromosome 6, HSTE1.2, whole genome shotgun sequence genomic window, TGTAGATaagttttgaaaggtgctatacattattattatcatgattattattagtataaTTAAGATCACCCTCCCATCAGACATTCCACCAATACCTTCTCCTGAACATCATCTAGATGTCAGCCCTCCGGAATGTGTTAATGTTACATGTTaattctaaatgttaaatgttcaacctaaatgttaaatgttagtCTAAATGTTCAATTAAATCttaatgtaaaatctaaatgttaaacctaaatcaaaatgttaaatccaaattttaaatgttgaatgttcaacctaaatgtttaatttaaatcttaATGTCAAATCTAAGGGTTAAATCttaatccaaatgttaaatgttaaatctaatGTTGAATTTCAAaactaaatgtgaaatgttgaaTCTAAATACTAAATCTTAATCTAAATGTGAAATCTAAATATTAGATgtgaaatctaaatgttaaaggCTGGATGAAtggtttttaaattgattttattttggtgtcaACAAGTGAGAATCACCTGGAAAGTCCGTTATCCGCGTGTGTTGGTGACACGTTGGTCGATTCCCTGGCACATTTTCAACCATGTTCCCGTACAACCCTATACACACAAAAATCAACTATAACAAATTtgaaacctttattttgaagtttgtAAGCGGAAGTTGTGAAGCTTGTTGCTGCTGACTTGTTGCCGTGTGTTGAGTGCGGTGCtgcagagactgtgtgtgtctgtatgagtgtgtgagtcagtctcTCTGCAGCATCAGTCTCATGTCATCGCTGGACTTGATGAAAGAACAGTGTTTCACATCTGGGACCAGGTCCTCGGCCTCTCTCACCAGAAGATTCATAAAGAAGAGGAGGGTCGCTCCAGGGACGCAGCAGGATGCCGACAGTGACCGTCAGCTTTGCAGGTGAACTAAACTCCACAGAGAGTTTTGACATTGTCATGTTGTGATTCAGATGCTGCCTGAGATTGGATTTGTGTCAGTGGTGGAGTCAGGATGGTTCTCACATACATCTTCATCCCTCTGACTGCACTCACATGATGGAAACCACTGTGttgtcattttcaaatcaaCTATTAGCCAATTTTATTTaagtgccaaatcacaacatacattatcttaaGGCACTTTACACAGTAGGGTCAACACCCTTCATATTAtcaaattatagagaaacctaTCAGTTAACACTAGCCAACACTGAGAactgtgaagaggaaaaagtcCCTCTAAACGGCAAGAACATTAcattgaccttctatgtaaagtgctttgagataatgtatattgtgatttggcgctatacaaataaaattgaaccTTAATTGAATTACCAAACTCAGTGTGGGCGAACATCTGCCTCAACCGGTTGGGATGAGGAGAAAAatgagggagaaaggagaggtgggtggaaaagaggggagagaagagaaagagaccaggaacagttgttgaaaataatatgagtgatatttatagatgtactgatgttattaatgatagaaGCACTggttattattatgttatgattattattatgattattaattaataattaatcataATCGTTGTTGAGTAGTGGATCTGGATCCTGctgctctggagtcagagagagagagagagagagagagagagagagagagagagaggataatGGCTAATAAAAGTAGTACTAATAAGTAAATGCAATTCATGTATTGATTAGGGCCCATACTTCTAAGAACAAATTCTTGTCATATAGGCTTCAATGTGTCAGTCTGAACATCCTACCCCCTATTTCTCATATACTTGACTAACGTTGACATTGTTTTGTCCAACTGTCCAAAACCAACAAAGCACAATGCATACCAACCTCATATGTGAATTTGTCTTGAATTAGTTGCTTTGGAGCTCACTGAACCCACACCACTCCTTCAGCTTTTCAATGTTGTGTTCTTGTGTTCCAGGTGTTCCATATTTCCCCTGTCTGGCAGTAGTCGCACTGTTCGTCGAATTCTGACagcctgcctcctctctctgctggcCCTTCTTGGTTCTGTATCCATTGATCTTAGCTCCCACTTTGAATTGCTGCACAGTACAGAGGCTGCCTACGACGAGCTGACTTCGTGCAGGACGATAGCTATCCTGCAACTTGTCAGTAAGCTGCAAAAGATGAGACATTTATTTGCCAAACACACAGGCAATGAGACATTGGAAGCCAGTTTTTCCGAGGTTCTGTTTCCAGTGTTTGGTCATCTCTGTGGTGAGATGGCAGGTTACAGTAACAGCTACGGGCTTTCTTGCAGTGTGGAGTTGGTTGGATTTTGccaggagatgaagaggagcatTCAAGGATTTCTAAATACTTCAATGTATGCTAACAGCACAAGTGAAAAAGGTACTTCTGCTTTTACCGTGGTCATTGGTAGACTTCTGGACATCTGGGGTACTGTAGAAGATACTTTAGTCAAAGTCAAACAGAGTTCTAACTGGAGAGATGTTTTGTCTGCAAGACTTCTGGTAACATTTATAGAGCTCAACCACCAGCTGATGGAATTTCCCCATATGGCAGCTAACACTGACTTCCAGTACAAGTGGACCTACGTACTGAGCTACCTCGGCTTCGCCAAGGTTCTGACAGAGCAACTGAATGACTGCTGGTTAGAGAACATAGATCTGAAGTTAAACTCAAGCCAGCATGTAAAACATTCCTATATGTTTGATTCAAGTCTGTGGCAGATCTCTGGAGCAGGAACAGTGCTTCTGTCTGGGTCTCACCTTGGAATTCAAGCTCTGACAAACACTCAGCAGTGCTTATTTGAGAGTGCAGTGCCGGCTCTCAGGTTGGTGTCTCGATCCTTGTCTTCAGGCCTCAGTATGAGGATCTGCCTGCTGGCCATCGCCTGCCTCATCTACCCGGTGGTTATGCTCTCTTTCAAGCAAATGACAGAATGGATACAGAATTATGCCCAAAGTTtgaaggagaggacagaggacctGAAGCGCCAGAGGCAGCTGGCTGAAGATCTGCTGAACCAAATGTTGCCCAAGTCAGTCGCAAAGCAGCTTCGCCAACATAAACATGTCCAGGCCGAGAGCTATGAAAAGGTTGGTGCAGACTATTTTAAAACCGTCAAATTTCTCCTCAAATATTTATCAAAAGcagttttaaatacatttgaaaggAGCCACGTGCTGTGCAACTGAATAATCACATTGCACTGTGTATCTTTAATTTCTAGTTTTAATAGTTCTTCAAAAGACAGTTTGTTGATAGAGTCAACTTCCTGCTACAGGGCTTCACTGATGCTGAAGGGAAATTACCAAGAGCAAGAGGCAACTATGCTCTCTTCGGTTCATGTTGGAAGGTGTGAGATGAAACTAAATATCTCAGAGTCTATGTTGAATCACAGCAGAGGTGCAGCCTGAGGTGACCAAAGCTCAGACTGAAGGTGGAGCTTGGAACTGTGTGGAATAAAGAAGTTTTAGAAAGCAAGGTCAGTAGTTATCTGGGCTGGGAGGTGAATCTTTATCAATATTGAGGTTCCCTTCAGCAAGACGCTAGATCAGCCAACAGACCAGACAATTGTTGTGCTGTGGCTGAGAAGGAGTGTAGGTGTGGAAGTGGTTTGATGCCCAACTGCTTTGGGAGCACGATATTAAACCCCAAATAGTTACAAATGTACAATTGTACAAAATCACCATGCAATCCTTTGGCATTTAATAAGGCTTGAGACTCACACTTAATTTTGTGAATCATATTTTATCATCTCACTGGTTATTGGAACATTTACACCAATGACTTGACTTTGAATTACTTTATTGTCTCGTCAGGTTGCAAGATTAAAATTATTTCATAAAGAGGTGGTCAATAAATCAACTTTCAGTATGCTATAACGCTGTGTGTCAGATGGGCAACAGAGGAGATATTATGTGGAATTAATTTGGATTTAAAGCCTACATAGCTGATCAGTAGAAAAGCCCTGTGTTGAAAATGTTATTGGAATTAAACTCAGTGAAGGACACATAAAGTCCTGTATAGGACTTGAAACACTTTGACTTGGATTTGACTTGGAACTTGTTGGTCTGGACTTGTGAGCTTTCACTTTTTAGTCTTGTGGGTAATTCATACaactgttgttgtgttaaagTCATTGTATAATAGACTGCAATAGCTGTTATTTTAGTTGTAATGTTCATTACACTCAGCCTGCAACAAGGAACAATAATAAGCTATGACACATGTCCAATGCAAAAAGACATATTAAAGTGAAATGCACAAAAAAGATGAGCCAGAGAGAGCATAGAGGTTTGCCTTACATAGTGCCAAAATGTTGTACTTTAGTTCAGTGGGACAAGAGCTCAGTGGCTTAATAATCAGAAGCCTTCTCTGAGTCTAGTGCTGCACAGAAATTAGGAAGTAGTGGAGAAAAGCTTGAGTCAGAGTGGTGTCCGGTCAGTCATAAAACATTTCCTAAAGGCAAATGTAGAAAGTAGACAACAATCTTTCCCTTCATGCTCCTTCCCATTCACTTTTATCATTCACCCAAACAAATTCAGAGTTTATAATGATACAAGGGCTTGtggggtgctgctgctgtgaagagGGAACCTCTGCAAGATCCGCAAACATGCTAAATGAAGGTGTGCGTTTGCTGCCTTTGTTGCTATTGTTAGCGTAATTACCTATAATTGCCCTGCTCCATATTCATTAGAAGATAAAACAAGTAATGCGGGTGAAAATTGCGTCTGGCTTATTGAAGAGGTTTGAAGCAGCTGTACCAAAAGCACTCTGCACAGAGTAGGGCTGCTCCTGAATAGGACTGTGGGCTGATTTTGAAACTGATGTGGAGCTTTCAGGTTTTCTGGAAAGAAAACCTAAGACCCAACAATTCTCGTTTGACAGGAATGTAAAATATGACTTACTGAGGCCAGAGTGATGCTGTCCACTCACAGCCTCCCTGATTCTGCTTGTCCTGGGCAATAAATGCAACACCTGTTAAGTAAGACCACAGAAGAAATCTGAGGTTTTCTACACTTAAGACTTCACTAATCAGACACAGGTAGATACCAACTATTGTGTTTCCTTCCTCTCATCTAATGTCAGCGGGGATtggcatggatggatggatgggactCTACTCAGGGATGATTCTTATTTATTGATATCTGTTTAATTatatcatttaataaaatacattgaaGATGAAAATATCTATTCTTATACCCCACGTTATTGCCTTTTTCATTTATGCTTTTGTCTTTCAATGTCTGGTTGCTGGCAATAGTTAATACATAATCAAAAAAGTCAACAGTGTTTGGTCTAAACTATTCACATATAAGTAACACTGAATGAGGCAACGTTGGAAGAGACATCCACATTTATGAAGAGGTCCTATGCCTGACTGACACGGACACATCCACTGCAGATACTATTTTAAAACAAGGATTTTTGGcacaaatttgacattttctccaaCCAGTTTACTTTCTATTCTAGAATGAGTGAACAAGCTCTGATGGTGTAATTGTACTGTGTGTACTATTTAGTTTATTAAAACTTGACCTGTACTAATACTGTTATGTcaaatctgttttcagttttcagttgtttgtgaACGCAAAATGATCCAGTAAGACCGATCTGACTTTAAATGTAACCTTCTCACTGAAAGGATAAAAGTGTGTCAATTATGTAATatgtgaaaaatgttgtttattcatCTTTAAGCTGATTTACCAACATACAACCAACTTGTAATTGATTACCGTACATcaaattatatgttttttattaatataatgattataattGACTAAAGATATTGATTCACATAAAGAAAAATccatataataaaaaaactggACTGATCTTATATCTGATTTATGGAAACTAATActgacatttgattttaaataaataaccttATAAGTGAAGACGTTCAGACATATTGCAAATACTTCTTTATCGTGTTCGTGCCTAGaaacaagaaatacattttggaCACATCCGACCTGTCCAGTTACCAGGGCATGGCTGTTAACTATAATGGCCTTACATCTATTTGAAATTATTACTACTTTTACTGGACATGACTTTACTACATATCAATTCTAAATGTGGTTCTTTTCACTTTGTATCCTTTATACTTAATTGGTGGTTCCCGACATTTGTTGGCTTGTGACTCAGTGTCTGGGGACCAGTGTTACCAGGTTTAGCAGTTTTCTGCTCTTTACTCCACTGATGGGCAGGTACCATGTGTTTTGCTTTGGAATGGAGTTCAGGAATTGACATGAATTGACTGAATAGTGATGACCCTCAAAACCAACTGTCACTTCACTTCTAGGTTGaaactttttctgttttcaataataataataataaatttggGGCCAATATTTGACCATTAATCATCTCATAGTTATCATGTGACCCTAAAAAAAGTGCAACATTTAGTTTGGAAACTTCTGGACTAAAACAACTAACTGCATATAAAGCAGTTAAAAAAACTGTCTATGGCTCAAACTTCACTTGCTACAACaagaaaatgctgtttatatATGAATGCATTAACAATGTCAGATAGAAGAATATATCAAGTCAAAGGAGACACTGCACAGCCACAATTTTAATGCTGGTATGAGTCTTATAATTTATGTGTatctatttattaatatttacgAGTGCTGGATCTACAGTTGGTCTGTTGTAGAAGTAGATTGCATTAGTTTAAGCTAGATTTACATAATAAACTGGTAACTGAGTGTATTTCTGTCCAGTTTTATCCAGTGCAACTTACACTTCATCACTGATAGTCacttctctcctttttcttccagGTGACCATTTTTTTCTCCGACATTGTAGGCTTCACTTCTATCTCTGCGTCCTGTACTCCTCTGCAAGTGGTGGAGATGCTCAACAACCTCTACATGTGTTTTGATACACGCATTGACTCGTATGATGTCTACAAGGTAACAATGAAATGTTCACATGCACGCAAAAGAACATCCACACATGCACTTCTTTTCTTTAACAGTTTGCTTTCTGTCTGAGAGTGCCCTGCTAAACTCACTGACTGTTGTTCCAACACGCAACTCCTTATTCTTTCTACTGGTGAACTGTGAACAGAGCCAGGAGAGCTGTTGCCCTTGACTTACAgactttatgctaagctaggctaaccacCTCTTGAATCCATGAGACTTAGATCTAACTCAACATCTCACTATATACTTATcctaaaatgttgaactattcctttagcATTAGCACGCATAGGGTCAGAAACAGACAGGAGCAGTTGGTGTATTGTCTGAATGTAACACAAGTTGTTTCTTGAGCTGTGGACAAATGCATAGACAGTACACACATACtgacatacatatatacacatatataaataataatgaatgtaaTGACCGAGCACCCTATGGGAGTGGGTCCTATTACACAGTTGAGCAGCTTTGAATAcaggtaaaaagtcataggacttctggtgggtgggtggagagTGATCGGAGAAGGAGGCAAAAAtaaacaggagagagacaggaataATAAGAGCAGGGATGGTTGATCCAGGGGAGTGAACATAGGACAAATCATGTCATTAACATACAACCTGAAGTGTTGAATTTGCAATGGAGAAATTGGAATATGAAATGTCGCCAAAGCAATCATGTCTAACATGAATGTGTTAAAGCAAATTCTACCAACCTGTCGAACCAGGTGGAGACCATAGGGGATGCATACATGGTGGTGAGCGGTCTTCCTGAGCGGAACGGGGACAGGCATGCTGATGAGATTGCCAAGATGGCGCTTGATCTGGTAGCAGCTGTCAGACAGGTCTCCATGCCTCACATGCCCAACCAGAGACTGCAGCTCCGAGCCGGCATCCACACAGGTGAGAGGAGCTCCCTGTCATTCAACGGACAAATACTTCCCTTGATACGCTAAATGACAATGTATGTagtatgtttttatattgtatgttgACAGGTCAACACAGTCCAGGCACCATGTGGAGGTAATTTATTCTTGCCAGATACTcacaatttctttctttcagtcaaGACCCAAAGCTCGTAGGTGAGGGTTGGAATATAGACAGGTAAACTGAAGGCTCAGCTCCCTCCTCCAGTCCAGGACACCACCTGCATCACTGGCGGTGCCCCTAGCCGACTCTCTGGTCACCCTCACTCGTGAACAAAACCTTGAGATATTTAAACTTCTTCAGATCACGCAGCAACTTCACTTCACTGCCAACCTATAGGGAGCAATCCACCATTTCCCAGTAGATTGGAAactatttaaatgaaatctgCTGAAGAATTAATGCTCTTAAGGGAACAAGCTGCTTTAACTTTTGTCTGGCCACAAATAGTGACACAATTGTAAATAGGAGAATCCTTTACTTTTTATCTTGTGCCGTCGGTACAACATTTGTATTAGATAAGATAAGTTT contains:
- the LOC118110495 gene encoding receptor-type guanylate cyclase daf-11, with amino-acid sequence MSSLDLMKEQCFTSGTRSSASLTRRFIKKRRVAPGTQQDADSDRQLCRCSIFPLSGSSRTVRRILTACLLSLLALLGSVSIDLSSHFELLHSTEAAYDELTSCRTIAILQLVSKLQKMRHLFAKHTGNETLEASFSEVLFPVFGHLCGEMAGYSNSYGLSCSVELVGFCQEMKRSIQGFLNTSMYANSTSEKGTSAFTVVIGRLLDIWGTVEDTLVKVKQSSNWRDVLSARLLVTFIELNHQLMEFPHMAANTDFQYKWTYVLSYLGFAKVLTEQLNDCWLENIDLKLNSSQHVKHSYMFDSSLWQISGAGTVLLSGSHLGIQALTNTQQCLFESAVPALRLVSRSLSSGLSMRICLLAIACLIYPVVMLSFKQMTEWIQNYAQSLKERTEDLKRQRQLAEDLLNQMLPKSVAKQLRQHKHVQAESYEKVTIFFSDIVGFTSISASCTPLQVVEMLNNLYMCFDTRIDSYDVYKVETIGDAYMVVSGLPERNGDRHADEIAKMALDLVAAVRQVSMPHMPNQRLQLRAGIHTGPCVAGIVGSKMPRYCLFGDTVNTASRMESTSLPQRIHTSSETYLALMKDNAYELQLRGEIEVKGKGKMNTYWLIGHKNYSVQNDSLVCHWNPNMARKKKKTVAGSQVSVGTSSVTVQSLSENATTPVSLPTSMLSQTPPQPRTDIPGLSVAAQMERYGGSNGTLGSMIVGLQADESSTRPA